TTGTAACACCCGTCAATCGGAAGATCGGTTTCCGTTAGGGCATCTTTCCTGGCTCTAACTGGAATTAATAAGGAATCGTGTGAAAATCACGAGCAGACGTGCTACTGTAAGTATCCGTTTCTGACAACGAAACAAGTTGGTACCAACAAAGCCCATTGTCTTTTCAGATGAGAAGGGCGGTACCAATGATACAAGCCAGGAGACTTGCCGGACTTCTCAATGGCTATGCCCTCACGACCTGGGGCCTGGTTCACGCATTGATTTACAGATTTCATGATTTTATCCGCTGTTCTGTACACGAACAGTTCGGGCATTATGTGCGCACATTTTGTTCTGGGCTATGGTGTATGGGTGTGGGGAAGTTATGCCCTCTGTGACTCCTGCTATTTTTTGGCGGGTGGGTGTTTCAAATCGGACCGCACGGGCGGCCCTGCGCCGAAACGGGCGTTTTTTAACACCTTAAAACACAAAACAAAATGCGTACGCACAACCTGGGTTACCCCCGGATCGGTAACCACCGCGAACTCAAACGAGCCTGTGAACAATTCTGGGCTGGCAAAATTACGTCACAGCAATTGCAGCAGGTCGGTCGCTCCATTCGGGAAGCCAACTGGCAAACCCAACAGCAGGCCGGTATCTCGCTCATTCCCTGCAACGATTTCTCGTATTATGATCAGATGCTGGACATGTCGCTGATGCTGGGAGCGATTCCCGAACGGTTCGAGCCCTTACAGCAGACAACCTCCGCTGACCCGGATCGTCTGACCCTCTACTTTGCCATGGCCCGTGGTTATCAGCAAAACGAACTGGATATAAAGGCGATGGAGATGACCAAATGGTTCGACACCAATTATCATTACATCGTTCCCGAATTTACAGCTACACAATCGTTCCAGTTGCTGTCAGATACACTCTTCAACGAGTTTGATGAAGCCCGAAAGGTGTTGGGCCAAATACCTAAACCTGTACTGATCGGCCCCGTTTCGTACCTATTATTAGGCAAAGAAAAAGAAGCTGGATTTCAGAAACTAGACCTGCTCGACCGATTACTGCCGATTTACGAGCAAATTCTATCCCGCTTACAGGCCCAGGGAGCCAACTGGATTCAGCTCGATGAACCCTGTCTGGCGCTAGACCTGACGCAGGCGCAACGAGATGCCTTTACGAGTGCCTATGCGCAGCTTCGTCGGGCAACCCCGGATCTTAAGTTTCTGCTAGCGTCTTATTTTGAATGCTATGGCGACAACCTGGCCACGGTAGCTCAATTGCCTATCGACGCCCTCCACCTTGATCTGGTTCGTTGCTCAGGGCAATTAAGTGACATCCTCCAGACCGAATTGGCCCATCGTTCCACACTTCTCTCCCTAGGTGTAGTCGACGGGCGCAACATCTGGATCAATAACCAGGACCAATCGCTCCAGCTTATCCAGCCTGCTGTGGACGCTTTAGGAATAGATCGCATTTTACTAGCGCCTTCCTGCTCGCTCCTGCACGTCCCCTGTGACTTGCAGAACGAAACGGCTGACCAGAGTTTACCTGCTGAAATCAAGCAATGGCTGGCTTTTGCCCGACAGAAGCTGGATGAAGTCGTTACCTTGGCCACGTTATTGCACGAACCAGAAAACCAGATCGCTCAGCAAAAACGGGCAGCCAACCGGGCGGCTATCATCAATCGTCAGCACTCACCGCTGATTCATCGACCTGCCGTACAGGCACGTGTGCAGAACCTGACCGATGCCGATAGTCAGCGTAACAGCCCATTCGGCCAACGGCAAACGACCCAACAGGCCGAATTAAACCTGCCCCTATTCCCCACCACCACTATCGGCTCCTTCCCGCAAACCGAAGCCATACGTGCCAATCGGGCCAAGCGTAAAAAGCAGGAAAAATCCCAGGCTGATTACGAAGCATTTATTGAAGAGCAGATTCGGGAAGCTATCGACTGGCAGGAAACCCTTGGGCTGGATGTTCTGGTACATGGCGAGTTTGAGCGGAACGACATGGTAGAGTATTTCGGGGAGTTGCTGGATGGATTTGCTTTCAGCGAAAACGGTTGGGTACAAAGCTATGGCTCACGTTGTGTGAAACCGCCGATTCTGTATGGCGATGTATATCGGCCAGCTCCTATGACTGTTCGCTGGGCGCAGTTTGCCCAGTCGTTAACCCCAAGACCAGTTAAAGGGATGCTGACAGGCCCCGTAACCATTTTACAGTGGTCGTTCGTCCGCGACGACCAGCCACGCCGAGACACCTGTCTACAACTGGCGCTGGCGGTTCGCGACGAAGTGATGGACCTGGCAAACGCTGGTATTCAAATCATCCAGATCGACGAACCCGCCATTCGCGAAGGCTTACCGCTCCGGCAGGAAAACTGGACTACGTATCTGACATGGGCTGTGCAGGCATTCCGGGTAGCCGCGTCGGGTGTGGCCGACAACATCCAGATTCATACGCATATGTGTTATTCAGAGTTCAATGATATCATTGATGCCATTGCCGATATGGATGCCGATGTGATTACGATCGAAACGTCACGGTCGCAGATGGAATTGCTCGACGCCTTTGTAAACTTCAATTATCCCAATGAAATCGGGCCCGGCGTATACGACATTCACAGCCCACGCGTACCAACCGTTGAGGAAATGATCCGTTTACTCCATAGAGCGATGGCGGTCTTACCTGCCCGAAATCTGTGGGTCAACCCAGACTGTGGCCTCAAAACCCGTCGATGGCCAGAAACAACCGAAGCCTTGAAAAACATGGTTCAGGCAGCGAAGCAGGCCCGCGAATCAGTCTTCGAAACCGTGTAAATCGTTACCTGATGGGTACTCAGCGGGTACCCATCAGGTAACGATTTACACGGTTATACAGTAACAGAAAACGACAACGCTTATGTACTAAAATGGAACAAGCCGGTTGTAATAAACATGAATCGAAAACCTGCCCACGCTGCCAACGACGTTTCGAGTGCCGGGTAGGCAGCATTAATCTCTGCCAATGCCAACCCGTCAGGCTTAACCCCGAACAGCAACAGTATATTGAAACACGCTATGCCGACTGTCTGTGTGCCGACTGTCTGTGTGCCGACTGTCTGCTGGCACTTCGTACAGCCTACAATCAACTTGACTATAACAAAGCCATTACCCGAATTCTTTATGGACATTAACCCGCAACAAACCGACACCATTGCCAAGCGAATCGCTTCGACGGAAACCCGAATTTTTAAAGCGGTTTTCCCCAATACCACCAACCACTATGACACCCTGTTTGGTGGTACAGCCATGCAACTTATGGACGAAGTGGCTTTTATCACAGCCACTCGCTTTGCCCGTAAGCGCATGGTAACGGTTTCGTCTGATCAGATCAATTTCACCCAACCCATTCCAGCAGGCACCATCATTGAACTGATCGGACGGGTCGAACATGTGGGAAATACCAGCCTTCGGGTCGGGGTTGAAATTTATGTCGAAGAAATGTATGCCCTGGAGCGACACCGGGCCATCCACGGCTCATTTACGTTTGTGGCCCTGGATGAGCATCGAAACCCTATTCGTGTGTTATGAAATACCAGGCATCGACTCATTTAAAGCTGGCTGATACGACGGGCCGAGTACCTGCCTCCATTCTGGATGGATTCATTCGCGAAGAGTTATTACGGCAGATCAGCACGGCATTAAAATCGCACCTACCGATTCACCGAAGCCCATTTACTAACCCATCTCAAGTTACCAATCAGACAGATCAAGTCAATTTTACGAC
This window of the Spirosoma aerolatum genome carries:
- a CDS encoding acyl-CoA thioesterase, which gives rise to MDINPQQTDTIAKRIASTETRIFKAVFPNTTNHYDTLFGGTAMQLMDEVAFITATRFARKRMVTVSSDQINFTQPIPAGTIIELIGRVEHVGNTSLRVGVEIYVEEMYALERHRAIHGSFTFVALDEHRNPIRVL
- a CDS encoding cysteine-rich CWC family protein; protein product: MEQAGCNKHESKTCPRCQRRFECRVGSINLCQCQPVRLNPEQQQYIETRYADCLCADCLCADCLLALRTAYNQLDYNKAITRILYGH
- the metE gene encoding 5-methyltetrahydropteroyltriglutamate--homocysteine S-methyltransferase, which translates into the protein MRTHNLGYPRIGNHRELKRACEQFWAGKITSQQLQQVGRSIREANWQTQQQAGISLIPCNDFSYYDQMLDMSLMLGAIPERFEPLQQTTSADPDRLTLYFAMARGYQQNELDIKAMEMTKWFDTNYHYIVPEFTATQSFQLLSDTLFNEFDEARKVLGQIPKPVLIGPVSYLLLGKEKEAGFQKLDLLDRLLPIYEQILSRLQAQGANWIQLDEPCLALDLTQAQRDAFTSAYAQLRRATPDLKFLLASYFECYGDNLATVAQLPIDALHLDLVRCSGQLSDILQTELAHRSTLLSLGVVDGRNIWINNQDQSLQLIQPAVDALGIDRILLAPSCSLLHVPCDLQNETADQSLPAEIKQWLAFARQKLDEVVTLATLLHEPENQIAQQKRAANRAAIINRQHSPLIHRPAVQARVQNLTDADSQRNSPFGQRQTTQQAELNLPLFPTTTIGSFPQTEAIRANRAKRKKQEKSQADYEAFIEEQIREAIDWQETLGLDVLVHGEFERNDMVEYFGELLDGFAFSENGWVQSYGSRCVKPPILYGDVYRPAPMTVRWAQFAQSLTPRPVKGMLTGPVTILQWSFVRDDQPRRDTCLQLALAVRDEVMDLANAGIQIIQIDEPAIREGLPLRQENWTTYLTWAVQAFRVAASGVADNIQIHTHMCYSEFNDIIDAIADMDADVITIETSRSQMELLDAFVNFNYPNEIGPGVYDIHSPRVPTVEEMIRLLHRAMAVLPARNLWVNPDCGLKTRRWPETTEALKNMVQAAKQARESVFETV